DNA from Prosthecobacter debontii:
CGATGCTCCGAGCACCAATGACGGCTCCATCCAAAATAATGGCTCCCATGCCCACCAAGACCTCATCGCCGACGGTGCAGGCGTGCACCACCGCTCGATGACCGACCGTCACCCGTTCGCCCAGAATGCAGGCATGATCATCACTCACATGGAGCACACTGCCATCCTGCACATTGCTTTGATCGCCAACGATGATGCGATTGATGTCTCCCCGCAGGACGCTGCCATACCAGACGCTGGACTCTGTTCCGAGCTCCACAGCCCCTACCACGATCGCCCCTGGCGC
Protein-coding regions in this window:
- a CDS encoding gamma carbonic anhydrase family protein, translated to MSISPFKQFYIPGTEPIVQNSTFIAPGAIVVGAVELGTESSVWYGSVLRGDINRIIVGDQSNVQDGSVLHVSDDHACILGERVTVGHRAVVHACTVGDEVLVGMGAIILDGAVIGARSIVAAGALVTKGMVVPEGSLVMGSPAKVVRSLTEEEKAANARLALKYVEVSRRYREAGLDQG